Proteins encoded in a region of the Mycolicibacterium chitae genome:
- a CDS encoding cell division protein SepF, translating to MSALHKVKAYFGMAPLEDYDDEYYDDDDRGARPYPRRERFDDGYERGRYPEREHEYDDEPEYAGAYRGGYAEERFRPREFDRSAPPPRLGALRGPTRGALAMDPRRMAMLFDEGSPLSKITTLRPKDYSEARTIGERFRDGTPVIMDLVSMDNADAKRLVDFAAGLAFALRGSFDKVATKVFLLSPADVEVTPEERRKMAEAGFYA from the coding sequence ATGAGCGCACTTCACAAGGTCAAGGCCTACTTCGGGATGGCACCGTTGGAGGACTACGACGACGAGTATTACGACGACGACGACCGCGGCGCCCGCCCCTACCCGCGCCGGGAGCGCTTCGACGACGGCTACGAGCGGGGGCGCTACCCCGAGCGCGAGCATGAGTACGACGACGAGCCCGAGTACGCCGGCGCCTACCGCGGCGGATACGCCGAGGAGCGGTTCCGTCCGCGCGAGTTCGACCGCTCGGCGCCGCCGCCGCGCCTGGGTGCGCTGCGCGGTCCGACCCGCGGCGCGCTGGCCATGGACCCGCGGCGGATGGCGATGCTGTTCGACGAGGGCAGCCCGCTGTCGAAGATCACCACGCTGCGCCCCAAGGACTACAGCGAGGCGCGCACCATCGGCGAGCGCTTCCGCGACGGCACGCCGGTGATCATGGACCTGGTCTCGATGGACAACGCCGACGCCAAGCGGCTGGTCGATTTCGCCGCCGGCCTGGCCTTTGCGCTGCGCGGATCGTTCGACAAGGTGGCCACCAAGGTGTTCCTGCTGTCGCCCGCCGACGTCGAGGTGACCCCCGAGGAGCGTCGCAAGATGGCCGAGGCCGGCTTCTACGCGTAG
- a CDS encoding YggT family protein, with the protein MKIFFEILGFALFIFWLLLIARIVVEFIRSFSRDWHPKGPTVVILEIIMTLTDPPVKLLRRLIPPLNLGAVRLDLSIMVLLLLAFIGMRLAFTAAM; encoded by the coding sequence TTGAAGATTTTCTTCGAAATCCTGGGTTTCGCGCTGTTCATCTTCTGGCTGCTCCTCATCGCGCGGATCGTCGTCGAGTTCATCCGATCCTTCAGTCGCGACTGGCATCCCAAGGGCCCGACGGTGGTGATCCTGGAGATCATCATGACGCTCACGGACCCGCCGGTGAAGCTGCTGCGTCGGCTGATTCCGCCGCTCAACCTGGGTGCGGTGCGCCTGGACCTGTCGATCATGGTGCTGCTGTTGTTGGCGTTCATCGGCATGCGACTGGCCTTCACCGCGGCGATGTGA
- the wag31 gene encoding DivIVA-like cell division protein Wag31 produces the protein MPLTPADVHNVAFSKPPIGKRGYNEDEVDAFLDLVENELTRLIEENADLRQRVSELDQELASARAGGGGQSAQAVPLYTPEPEPEPAQPVYEPPTPAPPPAAAAAAPAGEEAHVKAAKVLALAQDTADRLTGTAKAESDKLLADARANADAMISEAKRTAETTVADAKSRADAMLSDAQTRSETQLRQAQEKADALQADAERKHSEIMGTINQQRTVLEGRLEQLRTFEREYRTRLKTYLESQLEELGQRGSAAPVDSSAGEGNFNQFNRGAN, from the coding sequence ATGCCGCTCACACCAGCCGACGTCCACAACGTCGCGTTCAGCAAGCCGCCCATCGGTAAGCGTGGCTACAACGAGGACGAGGTCGACGCTTTCCTCGACCTGGTGGAAAACGAGCTCACCCGCCTCATCGAGGAAAACGCCGATCTGCGCCAGCGCGTCAGCGAACTCGATCAGGAACTCGCCAGCGCCCGCGCCGGTGGCGGCGGTCAGTCCGCCCAGGCCGTGCCGCTGTACACGCCCGAACCCGAGCCCGAACCCGCGCAGCCGGTGTACGAGCCCCCGACCCCGGCGCCGCCGCCCGCTGCGGCGGCCGCGGCTCCCGCCGGCGAAGAGGCACACGTCAAGGCCGCCAAGGTGCTGGCGCTGGCCCAGGACACCGCCGATCGGCTCACCGGCACCGCCAAGGCGGAGTCCGACAAGCTGCTCGCGGACGCCCGCGCGAACGCCGACGCGATGATCAGCGAGGCCAAGCGGACCGCGGAGACCACGGTCGCTGACGCCAAGTCCCGCGCCGACGCCATGCTGTCGGACGCGCAGACCCGGTCGGAGACCCAGCTGCGGCAGGCCCAGGAGAAGGCCGACGCCCTGCAGGCCGACGCCGAGCGCAAGCACTCCGAAATCATGGGCACCATCAACCAGCAGCGCACCGTGCTCGAGGGCCGGTTGGAGCAGCTGCGCACGTTCGAGCGCGAATACCGCACCCGGCTCAAGACCTACCTGGAATCGCAGCTCGAGGAGCTCGGCCAGCGCGGTTCAGCGGCCCCGGTCGACTCGAGCGCCGGCGAGGGCAACTTCAACCAGTTCAACCGCGGCGCCAACTAA
- a CDS encoding DUF3784 domain-containing protein: MLIVALVLAVIGLAALVTAVVTSNEVIAWVCIAASVIGVILLIVDAIREKQRAGEPTPEPAPADDEVDPDADSVDATYQTFDADYPEEQLPDEVAEPTDPATEADKPSTG, from the coding sequence ATGCTGATCGTCGCCCTGGTCCTGGCGGTCATCGGGCTCGCAGCCCTGGTGACGGCCGTGGTGACCAGCAATGAAGTGATCGCCTGGGTCTGCATCGCGGCCAGCGTCATCGGGGTCATCCTGCTCATCGTGGACGCGATCCGGGAGAAGCAGCGCGCCGGTGAGCCGACGCCGGAGCCGGCCCCGGCCGACGACGAGGTGGACCCCGACGCCGACAGCGTCGATGCCACCTATCAGACCTTCGACGCCGACTATCCCGAGGAACAACTGCCCGACGAGGTGGCCGAACCCACCGATCCGGCCACCGAGGCGGACAAGCCCAGCACCGGTTAA
- a CDS encoding phosphoribosyltransferase gives MSAARQPARYRDRSEAGQAVLAALRATDAARGGDEILVVGLARGGVPVAAEVARGLGADLDVAVVRKLGAPGHEELALGAITRDRMVLNDAVVRSLGISQDALDSVVAAERRELLRRETAYRGGRPPAPMRGRVVILVDDGIATGATMRAVALDARDRGAARIVIAVPTAPDSAAAEFGDVADEFVCPHTPNPFLAVGLSYERFDQTSDDQVRDLLG, from the coding sequence CCCGCTACCGCGACCGCAGCGAGGCCGGACAGGCCGTGCTGGCGGCGCTACGCGCCACCGACGCCGCCCGCGGGGGCGACGAGATCCTGGTCGTGGGTCTGGCCCGCGGCGGGGTGCCGGTGGCCGCCGAGGTGGCGCGCGGCCTGGGAGCCGACCTCGACGTCGCGGTGGTGCGGAAGCTGGGCGCACCGGGCCACGAGGAGTTGGCCCTCGGCGCGATCACCCGGGACCGGATGGTGCTCAACGACGCGGTGGTGCGCTCCCTGGGCATCTCACAGGACGCGCTGGATTCCGTGGTCGCCGCCGAGCGCCGCGAACTGCTGCGCCGCGAGACGGCCTACCGGGGTGGTCGGCCGCCGGCGCCGATGCGCGGCCGGGTGGTGATCCTGGTCGACGACGGCATCGCGACCGGGGCCACCATGCGCGCGGTGGCGCTGGACGCCCGGGATCGCGGGGCGGCGCGGATTGTCATCGCGGTGCCGACCGCGCCGGACAGCGCGGCGGCCGAATTCGGGGACGTCGCCGACGAGTTCGTCTGCCCGCACACGCCGAATCCGTTCCTCGCCGTGGGGTTGTCCTACGAACGGTTCGATCAGACCAGCGACGATCAGGTGCGCGACCTGCTGGGTTAA